In Vicia villosa cultivar HV-30 ecotype Madison, WI linkage group LG7, Vvil1.0, whole genome shotgun sequence, the DNA window cagcaagcaatgaaattaaaatgatagAACATAGAAAGCTTCACATTTATGTAGAAAATGCAACACCGATCTAGTCATCACTCTTATTAATCGTCTTTTCATTATCCTATTCTTAATaaccttcctcttcttcttcattatcttcagcttgtgcatattCACTTgattctccacttccacttgTATTATCACTTCCATACTAATAATATAATGGCCTATTAGTAGGTCATTGCATGTAGCTAATAAAGTTGTCTTGAGTAGGTACTAGCTCAAATAGAGCATGTGGTTCTTGCATCCTCGGTTGTAATATATTCAATGAACCATTAATAGATAACATACCTCTATAGTATGCCAAACTAACATTTCAACCATGTAAAAAATAGGCTCTCATTGCAAGATCGATGCTATCGAATTTTGTCACTCCATATTGATGCTTAGTAAGGTATAATCAAGTTTTGACATTTGTCGGATATGATGGTTATCACGGATGTCTATACCAAAGTGTTTACACAATCACATGATCAATCTAAGGAAGCCAAAGGCATGTACTTTTTTTGAATCCACAATCTCCCAAATTTGGATGGAGATTACCCTTGACATGTCTACTTGCTTGCCTTTCTAGATGTACCAGATCAGCTATGCAATTATCAAGATTGCAGAGGAGGAACGGAAAACATGAGTAACATTGTGAAAAAGGAAGGTTATCCAAATTTCAGCTCGAATGGTCAGGTCAGGTCTCTTGAAACgaataaaataaatcattaaaaattaaaactagtATGTTTTATGTATATGTTTACGGTGTAAGTGTTAAAAACTAGTGTCAGTAGATTTTCTCATGATAATTTAATAGGAACTAAAACAATGAATTACACATACAACTATGCTAAGTTGACACAAAATTGTGACACTATgatgttttagttttttaaatattttattggaACCTCAAAATTTGTGCTTGTACATAATAATATACGACCCTCACATAAAGTGATACGGTGTAAGATCCTGATGTAAGTTTTCGTGTCATAATAATATTGCTCTTACACATATATCATCTTTTTCTctcaactatatatatatatatatatatatatatatatatatatatatatatatatatatatatatatatatatatatatatatatatatatatatatatatatatatatatatatatatatatatagagagagagagagagagagaggacatatcatatgagaatgtcatatttatatgagaatatgagaatgaatctgaaccattggattttaaaataaatgatgtaggagagagaaaaaaagattcacccataatctccacaatttattttaaaatccaatggttcagattcattctcacattttcatataaatatgacattctcatatgatatgccatatatatatatatatatatatatatatatatatatatatatatatatatatatatatatatatatatatatatatatatatatatatatatatatatacatatacatatacatatatatatatatatatatatgtatatatatgtgtgtgtgcgcgtgtttttttttaattcaatgcCTCAACCCTaactctaaaaaaaataatattataaaagctTTATGATTTAagtaaattgaaattaatttgcGATCACAATTAATTGTTTGAAAGAGTTAAATTAAAAGGTTATCAAAGAGAAAAAGGAAAACCAAATGAATTAGCACGAGGGTAGTTTAAAAATAGTATGATATATAGGTGTAAGCCTTTTGACTTATGACAAATTTCAACGGTTAATAGCACTCGATCAAACAGTCTTAAATAGTCTGTTTTTTTGGGGAAAGAATGGACcgcctattttttttatatatttttatttgagttaATATGACCTTGTGATCAATCCTTTTAATAGTTGAGATTTGATGTATGTCAATGGATCATAACTCATATATATGAGTCAGGATCAAATGACACTAAGATATCAAACTTAGTAACATGACACCTCTGATGACTCTTCACTCTATTTCCGTATAATAAAATTCACTGTTGGATTGAAAGTTATGATCATATAGATTGCACCTATAAAATTTCGCATTAATTAAAActcatttgatatgttaaagaaaAGAGTAAAAATTAACGGTTTTTATGAAATTTTGTAAGATGTTAGTTTTTATACATCTTGTTGACATGTCAAATGGTTTTCgatttatgtttaattttaaagacatgatctatatgataatatctTTCAATTCAACAATGAATTTTGTTATACGAACATGGGATAAAGAATTATCAAAAGTGTCATGTTACGAAATTTATCACATTTGTGTCATTTGATCCTGAccatatagatagatagataaatagagagagggagagagagagagagatatgatcCATTAACACTAGGTATAAGTCTTAAAGACTTACACTAAATATCaatgagatgagaggaagaaataacaaccattggattcatcaagagagagaattttaatacattaatgaagctattaatttctctctcttgatgaatctaatgattgatatttcttcctctcatctctcatttaaaaatgttctcacttgatatgctccatatatatatatatatatatatatatatatatatatatatatatatatatatatatatatatatatatatatatatatatatatatatatatatatatatatatatatattaatagctTTCTATCAAATGGTCTTATAAATAgcctaaatatatattttttatttattctatttaataTGAGCGTTTAATCAAATTTTTTAACGATTGAAATTTAATGCGAGTCTTTTAATCTTACACATAGTGTCAGCGAATCTTGTCttgtcttttatatatatatatatatatatatatatatatatatatatatatatatatatatatatatatatatatatatatatatatatatatgcgtgcGTATTGTTGTCAAACATTAACTTTAACACCAAATcatattcttttattattattcaatcaatagctaagataaatttcttaaaaaTTTCATGTTTTAAATTTTAAGTAGATATATTTTAACATtaagattaataataataaacaggTAAAATTTAGTATCATAACACTTTGGTGTCAATTGATTATCGGATCGGTTCACAATAAGTAAAAGTCTAACATACCTTTATGAAAAAAGATTTTACAAGTatttctttattaaatttaataatctGTTTGATTCAATTCTATTAACAATTGAAATTTGGTGTAAATCTTTTAAACTTATATCAAATATCAACAATTTAGTAAGACAAATTTTTGAgtttatagcttataacttatagttTATAAGTTCAAATGACAATTTAGACCTATTTGGTAACGGTCTTGGCATCAagagcttatagtttattttactagcttataacttatttttcagacgctatttcaaatagcgctttagcttatagcttattattttttcttccttttttatccttattattttaacaaaaatccatttttatcctttataatttattttaatttaaaataaaacaattatgtattaaataacttttatgtcattttacatttataaattagttgaaccgctaattttaccaaacactttaattaacttatcagctatcagtctcaaccatcggttataagctataagctatcaatcATCAAccataaactataaactatcagctagcttatcagtcaaccgctatttttatcaaacagacCTTGAAAGTGAATATTTGTAACCCGTCAATAAGAGATATGTATTCCATTaaaatatacttttaattttaaaataataatataacaaaacaaatataagaattttgattggttgtatatttaaactttaataaattcaaagattaaaaaaaaattatggtttATGATGACTCGTGAGTGATAATTCACaacataaaagaataaaaatatacaataaaaataataaagaacatCCTTTCGAGTCAAGAcaaaaacaatttccaaaacaTCTTAAATAAACagcataaaattaaattaaggaaAATGTTTAGTAGACACCTTATATGAGTGGTGTTaagtttttctttattttaaaatataaactaaaaaacTCTATTATGAAAGATATAAACACACAGAAAAATAGTAAATCTTTCTATTTAGAGTCTATATTACTTAAATTTTTTCAACTTTCATTGTATATTTGTCTTTTTAAATGAATATCttcatttgtaaaaaaaaatgaatatcttcatttttttaaataaagagaATTATAACCCATATAAATGTttacattttaaaatattaagaaTAGTTTGATAGAACTGGCATGTTAATAATGTTATaggaagagaaaaaaatagagataaaataaaatattaaataggcGTTAATAGAAAATGGTATCCCCGTATAAAATATATTACTattgataaaataataaagaaaatcaTTTTGACTCATGCCAAAAACTATTTTCAGAACATcttaataaaacttaaaaaatgtGTCAAAGAATATATTgctaatattattttttgaaaaatggaTCCTTAACATTATAAGATCCAATACAACTTCAGTGTAATGAATTAGGTAACACTACTTTTCCGTTTCCTTGCTTTAATATCAACTTCCACGGCCACTAATTAATAAAAGTAAAACTAAGAAGACAGCCAATAGATTCGACAGTTGTGCTTTCCAGCACATGTTTGCTACAACAGTTGAGCCAACTCGACATAAATAGGACAGTTTTGAGTCGGTTTAAACATTGACTATGTATCATTAAGTAGGTTTTAACACTACCATTATGAAGTATGCACATTACAGCTATAGTGAAACTAAAAGTCTATACTTAATACAGATATTGTTCAATCCATTTATGAGATTATGTACATTACTATAGTGAAATGAAAATGTAGTTGAAATGCATGTACTAACCAGTCAATTGTGGATACTGGTATGGTATAGTTGTAAGGAATTTGGATTACCACGCATCTCAGTTGTCTGATTAAGATGAGACGGTTCAGATTTTAAAACAAATCTTGATTTGTTTGAAATCTGAGATACTAAACCTGAAATGTGAATTGTCTGATCTTGATCAGACAAGAGAGATGTTTGTGATTGCACAGAACTCGATCCAGTTGAAAGTAAGATAGTAATTGGAAGTAAAAGGTATATAGTTGACATAAGGGTGACAACAAATGAATAGGTGTGAATGAAGGAACTCAAGTGATAGATGTTGTTGATTCTTCACCATTGTTGAGTTCAAAAAAGAAAGGATCCTGAAGAAGATCAGTGGCTGAAGGTCTTGCTCTTGGCTGTGCTATGCATTTCTCGATGAACGCTTTCACTTCTGGATCTCTGACATTGCTCAAGGCTTGAGGCTTGATTCCCATTGTGACCTTTTTGTATATCTTGGCTACACTGTCACATTCACTGTATGGTATCTCCATTGTAACCATTTCTAGCAAACACATTCCAAAAGAGTATATGTCCACCATCTCAGTGTAATCTTCCTCATACAGCTCCGGTGCCATATACTCAGGAGTCCCTAAAATTGAATGTGCTGCATGGCTTCTTCCCACTATGGCAGCCAATCCCAGATCACCAATTTTCACCTATAAAAATTCAAATTGAAAAACTAACTTTTAAAAGCTTATGAAATCACATAAtagtattatttatgttttagtACAAGAATTACAGTTGGCTTCTAGATCGTCTTTCAACCAGAGAAGTTTCTCTAAAATAAGCAACTTACTTTAAATTGAGTAATATCAACTGTTGTTAAGTAAATAAATAGTTGATTGAAATATATATGAAAATGCATAACAAATCATGAATGGTTATAATATCAATCCTTGGTTTTCTCACTTTACTAAGGAGTCAAATCTCTTTCAATTTCAACCTAAGCGCCCAAGTCAGGACCGAACTTCTTTCAAGGGAGCAACTCACTTTAAAGGGTAAAGTGTGTAATATCTACTATTAAtgactaaataaaaaattgatatcATACGCACTTGCACATGTAAGACAAATCACAAATATAGTGAAATACCAACTCTTCATTCTTTCACTTACTCTGTAGTCTCAACTCACTTTAGAGGAAATCTACAAATAAAACTAGAGGAACTAAATCTACAAATAAAACTTTCCATAACTTATGGGGAAAATATTCAGAAATATCTACTAAAGTCAAACCCTTGGAAGCATAAACCCCTTAAATTAAGTCATTATTCACTTGTATTTCCTATCAATATTCCTCATAAATGTGATCTTGGTCATAGCTAGTGttcaatttcaatatttttagtGTCTATGGACCTATTTGATctaatttctaaaattttaaaggCCTACAATAAAACTCGATCATTAAACGTTTTACCTAaggaaaaaaatgatttttaaccTATACAACACAGACACCAGAAACACGACACTGATACTGACACGTCAATAttagtaataatttgaaaaaataaaaaaattaaacataatgTCGGTGTCGAATTCAAACGCTGACGCTGACACAGACATATGCACACATTTTTTCAAAGGTGTCGGTGCTATTGAGTTTTTAACCATAAATGTTTGGCTTCTTTATCACTTTAAAATTGATTTAGTACCAAAATAAACTCTACCTAAAAGCTACTATTTCTAGCTTCTGCATTGGCATAGAATCACATCTCAAATTTATAACATATACAAACATAAAAACAATTCTAATAATACAAACTCTCCAAACCTAAATTAATGAAAAACTACTCTTTTGGTAATCCTATCTAaagataaatcaatcaaaaatcaattttacaaaacTACTAATTTTTGTCACCGCAAAACCAAACATGCACTCTATTCATCTATCAATCAACAACAAACACAAAATCAGCCAACTAACCTGACCAATGTTTCCATTAACAAAGATGTTACTGCAATTAAGATCCCTATGAATAATGCAAGGATCATGCGTATGAAGATACTCCAATCCCTCAAGAACTTGCTTCGACCATTTCTTAAATGCCTTAATCGAAACATGCCGATGCTTCTTCCGATAATCCCTAAGATTCCCCGACGTGCAAACCTCAGTAATAAAATTGATATTACCGCGATCATCGTCTTTCCAAACACTATAACAAACAATGATGAACTTGTTGCTTAAATTCCTGAGCAATTCAACTTCAGAATGAAGCCGATTGATCAAAACAGGATCGTTGCTGAAGTTCCGAAGACGAACTTGGTTCCATGCAACTTCAATCCCTTCTTCTTGATCAAAACCTCTGTAAACTTTCTTCACAGCACCGTAGCCTAGTAAATCACTGTAACGGCCGAATCTTCCGGTTGGATCGGTTTCCACGAATGCTTCGCCTTCACCGTCCCAATTCTCAGCAGGCATttttgaaaccctaatttcagctacaaaaccctaattcaacaaACACAGCATAATTCAGTTATACATATACATAATTGATTGAACAAAAACgaagattgaaattgaaaatttggATTCTGGAAATGGTGAATGATTACGTATGAATTTGGATTCTGAAACTTGAATGAAAACAGAAAGAGAAAGCGATTATTGGAATTTGGAACTGAAATTGGTTAAGAGCGGTTAAGCTTTGGATTAAATAGGAGGGAAATTTGCTCAACGGCGTCGTTTGGAGGGAAATTTGTTGAACGGCATAGTTAGGTGGAGTTGATGACGTGGCAAAATGTTTTTGGTATAAATTGAGTAACCAACTGCATAAACTAAGTTTTAGAGTCTGAGTTTAACTACTTTATATATTTAGAGTTGAGTTCAAATTTAAAATTAGGAGTGAAAAAAAAGCTACGCAGAGTTAGGTTTTTGACAAGTTtaaatttaattcattattagaaATTGAAGTCTGAGTCTAACATATGATTTatcaaaaacttatttttatttttgagtctAATCTTTTaaaagatttaattaatttattaacctACATAAAAAGTCTATATAATTTAAACGTATGTAAATGGGAAATTCAACTAATACTTAAATAAACTAAGCTAGAGAAGTAAAAGTACAATGGTTGTGTTGCATTGATTTATTTAAATTGACATTGGAGCATAAGTTTTgtcaaattatttattttaaaaatcttataaaaataattaatgatattatttaaaaaaaaaattaacttatttttttagaagttcttcaaaatttatttttgtattttaatataaagtataaaataaatatatataaaaataataaatttattcatgTTTAGGTCggtttgataaaattaaaaaagtttttttattatatgtgGTCTAATCTATTTaactaaaaaattcaaatttaattttaatttatatagatTAGTATGTAGATTCGAGATAGTTGATCTAACCTATTTCTGTCCATATCCAAGACCTTTATTAAGTTATAAGAGATACTTATCATTTCATCAAATTTTGTTTACAAAGATTAATTATTAAGAATTGCAGTAAAATATTTAATACTATTACTCTATATACATGACAGTTGAATTGAGAAAGATCTATAATTAAGCCGAAACAAACCCTTATTATCTTAAATCGGTACCATTGGATGAGGTGGCAAAATTTTCAGGTTACTATATGGCTTTTTGTGATATTTTGAAGAGTTTCTATTTTTGAGGTATGATGAAGTAGAATGAATGGTAACGTACTAGGAAACAATGAATCTAGTGGGACTTTGAATTTGTTACGGTCACGAGAAGAATGGGGAAAGATTTTtcgtttaaaataaaagaaaaagtttcgAGTAAATGTAAAATCCGTGCTCTCTCATTATGTCAATCTTCTAAATGTTGCCATGTCTTATTCATTCATGTACTTGTAAAAAGTAACAGATGTACTTTATAAAAAAATCTTTCTTTTTAATGAGACAACTCAACAAGTTTATATTAGTTACTATTATAAAAACTAttataaaaacctttttttaaaataaagtaattGAATTATGTCATGCAGTCGTCTATATAAAAGTTCAGTGTATACGAACCGATACTATGTAATATTTAGGAATGACAAAAATACTCTAATATTTAGAATGACAAAAAAATTCGTACTTGTGAATATCTGCATATCTGCAGAAAAATTAGTCACAAAAAATTGGCGGATACCTTAAATTTCGTATCTGCGGGTACCTTAAATTTTGTATCTGTAATTTCGTATCTGCGGGTACCTTAAATTTTGTATCTGTAAACATCCGTGGGTAATAAATTTCTCAAATTCTACATGCAAGTCTGTCTATCCGAACCAACCATATTAATTCATTAGGATATATCATCGTTATTATGAAAACTAGTATAAGGTATTTACTTTAAATTTTTAAGTAGGTTAAGAGATTAACCAAACCTTCAAAAAGATCAAACTCAAACCTAAAACAAGTCTATGATAGACTACAAATTAGACTTGTGTTTTAGTTTTTTTGACAAACTAACCCTAAACTTGATAAAACCTAACTTATTCCAGTTAGGGGtaggaataggccaggccggcctacaggggcctatagcctagcctacttaaggccaggccagacctatttgataaaaaggctAGAGTTggacttttttaaaagcctatttaataaaataggtcaggcCCAGGCCATTAAAAAAACCTATAAAGCCTTGttggccggcctatattttcatatatattaaaattagtctaaataggttggcctatatatgcatatatattagaaaaagtgttaaatagattggtctatatatgtatatatattagaaaaaaaaagctaaataggttggtctaaatgttcatatatatacgACCTATAagacttcttaagtaatatgaattaattgaaaatattaataagaaataggcttttaaataggctttcaggccaggccagacttttaaaaaggccaggccaggctgaaaaaacgagcctatagtaggccataggccaggctcaggccttgtaaATTTATCGTAGACCAGacccaggccttataaagcctagcctattcccacccctagttcCAGTCCCACCTCTACTTCTATTCTCACCCCTTCTTATGAGTTTAAAACGAAaatgataaagaaaaaaaaagttggaAATGTGAACATTCCCGTACATAGAGGAGGTTAGTAAGTAAAAAAATCTAAGATTTAGAATGAGAGAAAAACAATTAAGAATCGAAGAATGAGAgaagaaatttaaatttatataaacaaaagaaatttcgatattattatcattactaaTTTGCTTAATATGGGTATAATTAGCTTTTCTTTCTAGGTGCtacttgaaaagaaaaaaaaactataataaacTCTAAAACTAAGTTGAAATTTTTAGAGTTTTGGAAGGAAAGTTTTTCAAGGTATGTTTTTAAGGGATTTTTAAGGGTTTCCAAGGCATGTTTAAGAAAAACAGAATGAAAATATATGATTGATCGCAATATAATATTTCAATAACCTTCTTAATCGATTTTAAGACCATTTTACAATTTAAAAATGGAAAAGAAATCCTTCCCTCCTTTTTATATAACAAAACTGTTGAGTCTTGTGAGTGATGAATGCTTTTCCAAGACTACTAATAATAGAGCTCATATTTTAAGCAACCTAATCAACCTAACTGATGTGATCAGATAGACTGCACTTCAGACTTCTCACAATCAATGATAGGCCAGACAATGTAAAAATATCATACTCTTCAGAAAGCACATATTCCCCTAGAAACATATGGCACCTCCATGGGGAGAATCCATGCCTTATGCTATAAATCATTTGTTTTATCAAGGGGCAAGCAGATCCGATGGAAGAATTGAAAGGCGGAAAGAGTACAATTGCATACAGCCTTCCTAAGTCTTGTATCCTACCTTCGCTGTCTCATAAATCGCTTAATAGGCCATACCAAAAAATAGGCATTGAGCTGCCATCTATCATCTATGTTGAATATATGTATATCATGTATATAAAGATTATGAAGCAATAAAAAACAACCTCTTTTAAGCAAAAAATAAACATGAAGAAACTTGGCAATATGAACAAGGCCTAAATAACAACAGCAAACAAGCAAAAGATCAAAGCTAGTTAAATCCTGTGTTCAGCAATGCTTTCAATATACAGGGGATTGATTGGAGAGCTTTATCCAGAGTTTTGAATACTGGCAGCTAGTAACAAAAACCTTTAAGTTTAACATTCTGAGCTTAGTTTAACATCCAGGATAAAAAAACTTACAGTGCATTCATTtataaatgattcaaaatatgttAAAACAATTCACCAGGGAGGATTGGAGCCCTCTCTAACAGATGGAGACCTGGAAACCAAGCTCTCGTCTCTACCAAGTCTTGATACACTTCTAACTCTTGTAGGAGTAGCCAAAGCAGGAGAAGAACCACGATAACTTGCACGGAGTGTCTCATCAACAGTTGATGATGACTTGGCAATTGCATTCCGAACGAACTTCTGAGCAGCAGGAGAAAGCGTCCGCATGCTCGGAGTAGCACTTCCACCTCTAGCTGGTGATGCCAAAGGGGGTTTACGAAACATCTTCGACCTCTCCCTCAGATTACGAGCAGCCTCCCTAGAAAGTGAGTGCGCTTTTGCATCTCTTGCCGGAGCAGAAGGAATCCTATAATGAGGTCCATCAGCACTACCACCAATATCAATTGGTGTATCCTCCATGTCCAACCTCAGTGGCGTCCCTTCAATTTCTCCCCAAGTAATGAAAGGAGACTCATCAGCTCCCGGCGCAGGAGACGGCGTCTTAACATAACTATAACCATTCTCCGCCTTCTTCCCGGACTCCAAATAAAACGGATTCGGACTCTTCCTCAAATCCTCCAAATCATACTTCTTCAACTTATCCCCATCTCTAAAAGACATAGGAACGGGTGTAGCACCCGCAACAGGAGTATAAAGCACCTCAACAGTTCCATCATCTTTCGGCCTAGAATCCATCATTTTACCATGAAACCTAGTATTCGGCCGATCAATCTCCTTCGTGGAGGCTTTAATTCTAACAGCCCTTTCCTCCTCCGTCAAAGGAACCTCACCCCGATCAGCAGGATGGTACATCAACAAATTCTTAGCAGTATAGTTCCATCCTTCCAATGTACTAGGAGGTTGATAAGAGGTACCATAACCATCAGTTATCCTATCCCTCTTTTCATCCTCAATAGCATTCACACTATCATTCAAATAACCAAACCTCTCTTTCCTCTTCCTATTCACTCTCTCCAAAATCTTCGAAAAGCTATGATTATCCTCACTAGTATACCTACCCATAAACTGATCAAGCCCAAGTGAAGTATCAATCGCACCAACCTCCTCTTTCTCTCCCACGGAAGCCGCAAAACCCGGTGTTACAGGCGTTTTACCATCAAATTCATCTAAAGGAGTGAAATTTCTAACAAAAGTAGAACCCGGTGTATGCGAATTTCTCGAATCGAGAGGGTTTAAAGGTGTTACCTTTCCACCGCGACGACGCTCGATGATCTTCAATTGGGCATCTCGAATTTGAACAGGATCGCCGGTTTTGATAGCTTCAAGCCAATCGAGCCGATCACGAA includes these proteins:
- the LOC131615647 gene encoding probable serine/threonine-protein kinase WNK11, with amino-acid sequence MPAENWDGEGEAFVETDPTGRFGRYSDLLGYGAVKKVYRGFDQEEGIEVAWNQVRLRNFSNDPVLINRLHSEVELLRNLSNKFIIVCYSVWKDDDRGNINFITEVCTSGNLRDYRKKHRHVSIKAFKKWSKQVLEGLEYLHTHDPCIIHRDLNCSNIFVNGNIGQVKIGDLGLAAIVGRSHAAHSILGTPEYMAPELYEEDYTEMVDIYSFGMCLLEMVTMEIPYSECDSVAKIYKKVTMGIKPQALSNVRDPEVKAFIEKCIAQPRARPSATDLLQDPFFFELNNGEESTTSIT
- the LOC131615648 gene encoding uncharacterized protein LOC131615648; amino-acid sequence: MLQSPGHSPLHLSSPSPSISEFSIQNPKDSGSSIQPQKTQRNPTVLDEDTYAEALEKIIERDYFPDISKLRDRLDWLEAIKTGDPVQIRDAQLKIIERRRGGKVTPLNPLDSRNSHTPGSTFVRNFTPLDEFDGKTPVTPGFAASVGEKEEVGAIDTSLGLDQFMGRYTSEDNHSFSKILERVNRKRKERFGYLNDSVNAIEDEKRDRITDGYGTSYQPPSTLEGWNYTAKNLLMYHPADRGEVPLTEEERAVRIKASTKEIDRPNTRFHGKMMDSRPKDDGTVEVLYTPVAGATPVPMSFRDGDKLKKYDLEDLRKSPNPFYLESGKKAENGYSYVKTPSPAPGADESPFITWGEIEGTPLRLDMEDTPIDIGGSADGPHYRIPSAPARDAKAHSLSREAARNLRERSKMFRKPPLASPARGGSATPSMRTLSPAAQKFVRNAIAKSSSTVDETLRASYRGSSPALATPTRVRSVSRLGRDESLVSRSPSVREGSNPPW